The sequence GAATTGGACATAGGTCTGGGTTGGACTCCCATACCTGATTTAGAATTCAGGCTTGGTTATCTTATCTCCTACTGGACAGATGTATTAACCCAAAAGAATTTTGTAGATGATGTCCACGATGCTAAGGCAGTGGATGAAGGAGACAGTGTAACCTTTGATGGAATAGTCTTCTCGGTTAAATATGTTTTCTGATTATTATCTTGCTTGCCGCATCCCCAAAAAATCGAAAGGGGGATTTTAAGACCGCAGAATTTTATTGACTAAAACCTGCCTTTTTGCTAGAAAAGGGTTCGTTTTGAGAAGGAGAGTTTTTTAAAAAGCTTTTTATCAGATGTAACACCATAACTTTGATTTTACTTCCAGTTTATCATCTTATTAGACTCTCTTCCTGTTCCATTAATCATCGTTTGCATCTTTGATTTATTATTACCCTTTGGGAGGGGGGAAAGATGCAAGACCATACTGAACCTTTGAAAAAGGCCTGTTATTTTCTCAAGGTTTGTCTTGGCTCTTCTCTTTATCTTTTTCTAACAAATATATGTTTGATCGTTTTTTTATTCATTCCATCTCTTTCTTTTGCAGAACCAAGCTTTAATCTGCCCAAAGAAAAGCAGCCCCTTACAGAGTGGCTTTCTAAGATGAGCCCTGATGTGAGGGTTGAGCAAAAGAGCCAGAACTACTACATCGATAATATCTTTTCTCTCAATCTTTCAGGCATAAAACCAAACCCAAACTCCCCCCAGAGCCCATCTCTTCAGGAATGGCCTACAAAGATAAGCCCGGGCATAAGGGGAGGGAACGGAAGGACCCTTTACTATGTGGATGGTCTCATCCCCTTTTTCAGGAAAAAGAACTCCCTTTTCTTTGCTAACCCAAAGGCTGTCTTTGGGAGCAACGATACAGAAGAGATGAACATAGGCATGGGTTACCGCCATCTTCTCTATAATGACAGGATGTTTCTCGGTATCAACGGCTACTTTGACACGCAGAGAAGCGAGAACAACTTCCGCCACAACCAGTTCGGCCTGGGATTAGAAGCCATTATCACAGAGTGGTTTGATCTTCGCTCAAACTTCTACTTCCCTGTATCCGGCAAGAGGACTCTTCCTGATAGTGTCTCCTACAGGTTCGCTCAGAGGAGCTTTCTTTCCCATACCATCAACAACCTTGAGGAGCCCTTGCGGGGTCTTGATTATGAGGGGGGTGTTCTCATCCCAGGTATCTCTGATATCATCGAGACAAGGGCTTATTTTGGGGGTTATTACTACGATTCAGAGATCGGGGATGACATTGACGGCATCAAGGGAAGGATAGAGATAAGGCCATTTCCTCTTTTAGCTATCAATGTCGAGATAAGGGATGACAATGCCTTTGAAACAGATATTCTTGTGGGCGGATACATCTCCATTCCTCTTTCCTTTAAGGGGTGGAAGGACTACTGGAAAAAGAGGGGCAAGAGGAAGCCGAGAGAACGAATGACCGACCTTGTGGTGAGGGACATTGATGTTGTATCGAACAAGAGCACCAGAGACTTGGGTGAAAGTAAAGTGTATGACATGGTCTATGTGAACAACTCCAATACAGGTGATGTGGATGAGGATGGTTCACTCGACCATCCCTACGATGAAATGACCGAGGGCTTGAGCGCCCTTTCTGATGGCGAAACCCTGTATGTGTTCCAGGGAAGCAAGAACTACGAAGGCAACTTTACTGTGAGCAACCAGAACACCATTATCTGGGGAGAAGGCCATGAGGCATTCCCCGGATGCGGAGGAGACGACCACTATCCTGTTCTTGACGGAAATGCTGCAGGGGATGTGTTCACTGTCTCAGCGGACAACGTGGAGATAAGGGGTTTACAGATACAGAACAGCGGAAGCAGAGGCATCCACGCAGAAAACAGGAACGGAGGAAATATCCATCATAATATCTTAACAAATAATGGTAGTGGTTTGTCTGTCTGGAGTAATATACTAGACAATACGGTTTCCAACTGGACAGTTGCCAACAATACCATCTCTAATAATAGTAATTACGGGATTTATTTTTATGGCGCGGCGCATCTTTCCAATTTTGTTTTTTCAAGAAACAGGCTTATTAATAATGAGAATGGATTTAGGATGACCCTAAATTCTTCCCCTACAATCTCCAATTTTACCTTCACGAACAACACAATTACAGGGAATACAAATTATGGCATTAACATAAATGAAGAAAGCTTGCATGCTGTTGCCACTTTTAATAATGTTAATTTTGGTGATGCATCTGCAGGCACTGGAGGATACAACTCGATTTATAATAATGGCACAGCCGATTTTTATGAAGCTACCAATGACAGCTTCACAGCACAGAACAACTACTGGGGCGGCGAAGAGCCGAAACTTGTGGTGGGTAATAATGCCGTTAACTACACCCCTTGGCTGACCACTGACCCGAATTAATAAGAGATTTTTAATTGTCCCTTTCTTGCTTGACGCATCCCCAAAAAATCGAATAGGGGGATTTTAAGACCGCAGAATCTTCTTGACTTAATCCTTTCTTTTTGATAGAGAAGGTCTGTTTTGGAAGGAGGGTTTTTTAAAAAGCTTTTTATCAGATGTAATACCATAACTTTGCTTTGCCCACTTTGATTTCACTTCCAGTTTAATCATCTTATTAGACTCTCTTCCTGGTTTGCATCTTTGATTCATTATTACCCTTTGGGAGGGAGGGTAAAGATGTTAGACCATATTGTTCTTATAAGATTGTTGCTCCAAAGAACCTTTCCCCACATCTGTCTCTATTCATTCATTTATTTTATAACAATAGATAGGGGGAGTGTTTTATGGTGAAAAAAATTTTGATGGGAATTATCATATTGGTTGTGTTTGTTGCTCTTTCTCACTCTGCTTCTGCAGAAGAAAATCAAAGGGGGATTTTCATCGAACCATTCGGGGGTATATTCTACATTAATGCACCCGACGTCAACTTCGGTGGGAGGTATGTGGCAAATCCTGGTTACCTAGGCGAAGAGCATAAAGAAGACGGGGAGGCAGATGGAGGAATTTTTGGTTTGACATTTGGAAAGGGATTCAAAAGCCCCCTCTCCTTTGGCAGGAATAATCGGGTGGAACTATCAGGGTTTTACAGCAGGGCTAAGAGCACGTCGAGCTCTACTATCTTGGCCGATTTGTCTTTGGCCGGTTTCACGCAGATTGATGCGAGTAATACTTATGTAGGTACCATTAGTGCGCTTGTCAACATTGATTCCAAAGCTGAATATTACGGCTTCAGCCTGGTCTTGAAGGGCGACAATAAAATTGGATTGAACTGGAAAGTCTCGCCCTATATTGGGCCGACCCTGTTCTTCTTTGAGCAGGACATCGATATCTCTAGCCAACTATCTGGTGGTAAATTCGATGGGGACACCACATCTGTGAGCGAGGATACAGAGACCATGTATTTGGGCATCACAGGTGGTGCGGACTTCACCAGGCAGATTTCTGACAGGGTAAGTCTGGTCGCGAATGCAGAGCTGTCCGTTGTTCATGCCAGAAGCGATTTTGATGGTTCGCAAGAGACCAGTGAGGTAACAATTTCTACTGCTCATGTAACAGATTCTGATGAGGAGGTGGCAGTTCGGGGAATCGGGAATATAAAACTCCAGTTCGATATTGGGTTCGGGACTCTCTCTTTAAGCGCTGGGCTCCATTGGCTCAGCTACGTGCCCGAAGTCGTCAATCCACGTAATCCTAGCGACGCAAGCATCCCGGATAGAGCCGCACATATAGAGGATGAATCATCCCTGATGGTAATCGGCATGGCACAAATAGCTATACCGTTTTGATATTGTGAAATATGAGGACTCGATTTTTTCCTCTCACTTGACGCATCCCAAGAAATTGAAAGGGGGGGAAGACCGCGAAATTGTATTGACTTAATCCTACCTTTTTGGTAGAAAAGGTCTGTTTTGGAGGGAGGGTTTTTTAGAAAGCTTTTCATCAGATTTAATACCATAATTTTGATTTTCCCACTTTGATTTCACTTCCAGTTCATCATCTTATTAGACTCTCTTCCTGTTTTAGTTAATCATCGTTTGCATCTTTGATTCACCATTACCCTTTGGGAGGGGGGAAAGATGCAAGACCATATTGAACCTTTGAAAAAGTCCTGTTATTCCCTCAAGGTTTGTCTTAGCTCTTCTCTTTATCTTTTTATAGCAAATATATGCCTGATCGTTTTTTTATTGATTCCATCTCTTTCTTTTGCAGAACCAAGCTTTAGCCTGCCCCAAGGAAAACAGCCCCTTACAGAGTGGCTTTCTAAGATGAGCCCTGATGTAAGGGTTGAGCAAAAGAGCCAGAACTACTACATCGATAATATCTTTTCTCTCAATCTTTCAGGAAAAGAACCAAACCCAAATTCCCCTCAGAGCCAATCTCTTCAGGAGTGGCCGGCAAAGATAAGCCCGGGCTTAAGGGGAGGGAACGGAAGGACGCTTTACTATGTGGATGGACTCATCCCCTTTTTCAGGAAAAAGAACTCCCTTTTCTTTGCCAACCCAAGGGCTGTCTTTGGGAGCAACGATACAGAAGAAGTGAACATAGGCATGGGTTACCGCCATCTTCTCTTTAACGATAAGATGTTTCTCGGCATCAACGGCTACTTTGACACGCAGAGAAGCGAGAACAACTATCGCCATAACCAGCTCGGCTTGGGATTAGAGGCCATCATCACAGAGTGGTTTGATCTTCGGTCAAACTTCTACTTCCCTGTATCCGGAAAAAGGACGCTTTCCGAGGGCACCGGCTACAGGTTCGCTCAGAGGAGCTTTCTTTCCCATACCATCAACAACTTTGAGGAGCCGCTGAGGGGCCTTGATTATGAGGGGGGTGTTCTCATCCCTGGCATCTCCGATATCATTGAGACAAGGGCCTATCTTGGGGGCTACAACTACGATTCAGAGATAGGGGATGACATTAACGGCATCAAGGGAAGGATAGAGATAAGGCCCTTTCCCCTCTTGGCTATCAATGTGGAGATAAGGGATGACAATGCCTTTGAAACAGATGTCCTTGTGGGCGGATACATCTCCATCCCCCTTTCGTTCAAGGGGTGGAAGGACTACTTTAAGAAGAGGGGCAAAAGAAAGCCGAGGGAGAGGATGACCGACCTTGTGGTGAGGGACATTGATGTTGTATCTAACAAAAGCACAAGAGAATCGAACGAACAAAAAATATACGACATGGTCTATGTAGACAACAGGAACACCACAGGAATCGAGGACGGCTCACTCGACCATCCCTACGATACCATGACCGAGGGCTTGAGCGCCCTCTCGGACGGCGAAACCCTGTATGTGTTCCAGGGAAGCGGGAACTACACGGCCTCCCTTCTCAACCCTTTTATCGTGAGCAACCAGAACACCATTATCTGGGGAGAAGGTCATGAGGCATTCCCCGGATGCGGAGGAGGGGGCTATCCTGTTCTTGACGGAGATAATTTAGCATTACCTGGTCTCAGGGTATCAGCGGACAACGTTGAGATAAGGGGTTTAAAAGTACAGAACAGCGGATTTGCCGGATATGCAGGCATTTATGGATTTGATGTGAGCGGAGGAAATATCCATCATAATATCTTAACAAATAATGCTGATGGTTTGAGGGTTGAGAGCGCTGTAAGTCCAGTAGTCAACAATTGGACAGTAGCCAACAATACCATCTCTAATAATAGTAATTACGGGATTCTTCTTCACAACCACGGCAATCTTTCCGATTTCACGTTTTCGCACAACACCATCACCGGCAACGATTATGGTATTACTTTCGCCGACAACGACCCTACTGACATGAAGCTGGGCAATGCAGCCACAGGAGAGGGAGGATACAATTCGATTTACAACAACACAATAGCAGATTTTTTTGAATCTACTGGTTACAGCTTCACAGCACAGAACAATTACTGGGGCGGCGACAAGCCGAAACTTGTGGGTGGTAATGATGATGTTAACTACACCCCTTGGCTGACCACTGACCCGAATTAAGAAGAGATTTTTAATTGTTCATTTCTTGCTTGTCCAAGAAATGAACCAAAGAAGGACACCCCAACGATTTTTCCGGGCGGTCTCAGATTCGCTTGCTTCGGAGAAACAGCAAACTCAGCCTTCGGCTTCAGACAGCTGCTTCTTTTTCCCTTGCTTTGCTCACCTTCAACCTGAAAAATCGTAAAGGGGAGGTTTAAAAAACATGGTTTGCTTGCCGCATCCCCAAAAAATCGAAATGGGGATTTAAAAAGATACGGAAAAATCGCTTTGCGAATCTTTGAAGAAAAATCCTGAAAAGGAGGGGGGAGATTAAAATAGATAAATTCAAATTATTATAATTTATTTAGTATTTATTAATAGCCTTAATTATCCCTGTTTTTTGTATTCCATTAGAGGTTATAATATATTTTATTCTATTAATTCCCTTTTTATGAAATATTACATTTATTGGCCAAGCACGTTCAGCAAAATATTCCTCCCTAAATATCCCCCCTGATATTACAATATCCTTCGACCAAAAAAACTTATTATAATCATTAGCCTGCCACTCTTTATTTTCCGAGTCTAAAGTGACAGTTGCTTTGTCTATAAAAGTTAAATGTAATTGAGGATTTTTTACAGCAAAAAAGCCAGAGTTGCCTATGCCGAATCTACATTGATAAGATTTGCCTGTCCAATCGAACTCTATCGGAGCTTTTCCAATTTTAATTGGATTATATCCATAACAAAGAAATGGATTAGGAATACATAGAAAACATAGATAAGTTAGAACACAAAGAAGAAATAATAAAATAAATGGTAAATTTTTTTTAAAAAACCTTTTTAGCTCTCTTTTTTTTATTGTACCTATTTTATGTTCAGTTGGAAATTCCATTTTTATTTATTTTACGACTTTTCTTTTGGGTATATATCAATTCCCAGACTTTTAATTACATCTCGCCCTAATTCTGTCCAATGATATACATAAGACCCTCCACCACCTGAAGTATCTAACCATAAAAGACCCAGATCAAGAAGTCGGGGTATGATATGCGATAGCTTAGGATCATAACGAGCCTCACTAAAATAATGACCTCTATTTTCATGCGTGAATCTAAAGCACGTTGCATCTAAAGACTTAACAGCTCTTTCTACCATTATTGATTTAGTTCTATCTATTTCTTTAATAGCTTTATTTATAATTGTTGATATTCGTTCAATTGACCTATTTATATCATTAGGGTCATATTGGTGAACTCTGTAGGCTGTAATATCAAATGGAAGGGTATCGTTATCATCTCTTATCACAATAATTTCTTCTGGCAAACGCCACGCGTGTGCTAACCCTAGTTCATACATAACATTTGCGTTGCGAAAACGCTTTTCTTCAGCAGAACCAATAAGTTTAATTTTTTGTGTGATATAAGATATTTCGAATAGAACAATTCTTGAATTTAAAATCCCTTCTAATATATTTATCGGAATAGAATCCCCAGAAACTGGTTGGTCAACACGGTAGGGAGTTAAAGTCTCACATTTTCTTATTGCTTTTTCTATTATATTTTCATAACGTTTATGATGTTCAGGATTAAACCACATTCCAACAAACACCTGATTTTTTAAATTATCTATACGATATTTTGTAAAAAACTCATATGGATACATTTTTACATTTCAAATATAGTAGAAATAAATAATTGTGTATATTTTCTAAAAATAAGCGTATTTCATTTCTTTTCTTAATTAAATTATCAGATTCAGATTGTTTCTTAATAAAAACACCTTCCTACCTTATTCTATTTTTTTCAGCTACTTAGCCACTGCACTTGGAGATATATCTCTTGATAAGGGAATTGGGTGTTTTTCCACATCTATTTTGAATCTAACCTCTGCTTCATCTGGTGAGACAGAATGAGGTCTTTTAATTCCCAAATTTTTTGTTGGGTCAACAGGTATAATTGTGCCAGTTATCAAATTACTTTTTTTAAGAATAGTATGAATTCTGCCTGTAAAAGTTTTTGGTTTTGAAATCAAATACGAACAAGAATACTGTTCAATACTATTATTTATTGATTCATATTCTATAGTAATGTCTAAAAGAAGAGGGATTTGTTCCAAAATACCATCGAGGGATTTTTTAAAAAAATAGAAGCCTTGTTTAATTTCCTGCTGGGGCAATAAAGTAATATTTTTAGATGAACCAGAAATAATAGTTTCCCCTGGTTTTATATTCTTTTCACCATCTTTTTTCTTTTTAGTCTCAGGAATTAAGCATTTCCAATTAATAGAAACATTTTCAGCAAGATATTTCCCAAAATTCATAAAAGTAATATTAAGATGATATTCTTTTTCATGAGTTGGTTCTATTTCTACATTCTTAACAGCACAAATAGGTCTATTAAGAATCTCGGTTATCTCTAATTGTTTGTTAATCTGAAAAAGGTTTTCTAGTAAAATCAGTGCGGTAATAAAGAGAATAACTAATATGCTTATCTGAATCAGATTGGCCGGTTTAGATAATTCTTTCTTAAATTCATCAGATAATTTAATCATTTTTTACCTCATATGCTTCCTTAAAAAGCGCTAATAATTTCAAGCAATTTTTACACCTATTAAGGAATTTGTCAATAATCTAAATAACTTGTCTTATCCCCCTTATGCTTTTTAGGGATTGGACAAGCGAGTGAGGAAAAAAGAAGCAGCTGTTTGAAGCCGAAGGCTGAGTTTGCTGTTTCTCCGAAGTGAACGAAGGCAAAGACCGTTAAAAAAGCAGGGGGCGTCCTTTTTTTTGTCCCTTTTTTGGACGAGCAAAAAAGGGGCAGAACATTTCACAAGTTATCAATTTGACATCTCCCAAAAGTAGTGATACTTTTTTCTTTTTAATTTAAAAAGGTGAGTTTGGGAATGGTTTTAAACCCGTTTGTTAGAGATATCGGTGAGAAGATTTTAAGGGAAGAGCCGATCGAATACAAGGAGGCCTTAGAGCTTATAAGTCTTGGTGATGAGCATCTCTTTGATATCCTCTTCTTTTCAGATAAGATTCGAAAAAAATATAAGGGAAATAAAGTTAATCTCTGTTCGATTGTGAATGCCAAGTCAGGGAGATGTGCTGAGGATTGTGCCTTCTGTGCTCAGTCAGCATATTTCAAGACCGATATTCAGGAATATCCCCTTTTAAATCAAGATGATATCTTAAACAAAGCCCAAAATGCCAAAAGAATAGGCGCGCATGAGTTCAGCATTGTTACGAGCGGAAAGGCATTAAAAGAGGATGAGCTTGAGCGCGTTACCAGCTTTATATCCACTCTCAAGGACAGCAACAGCATTATCAGGTGTGCTTCTCTCGGCATGTTGAGTAAAGAAATGGCTCTAAGCTTAAAAGAGGCAGGCCTCCAGAATTATCACCACAACTTAGAGACATCAAAGAGCTTTTTCAATAACATCTGCACGACCCATTCTTACGGCGAAAATTTTGAGACCATTAAGATTGCCAAAGAGGCAGGGCTCTATGTCTGCTGCGGAGGAATCGTTGGGATGGGAGAGACTAAAGAGCAGAGGATTGAGCTCGCTTTTGCGCTTCGGGAGCTCGATGTCGATTCTGTTCCCATCAATTTTCTCAATCCAATTAAAGAGACAGGTTTAGAAAAAAGGCCTTTGATGGAGCCAATGGAGGCGCTAAAGACAATCGCGCTTTTTCGATTTATCCTTCCCAAAAAAGAGATTGTCATCTGCGGAGGAAGGGAAGTGACCCTAAGAGACCTCCAGCCCATGATGTTCATGGCAGGTGCGAGCGGGATACTGATTGGGGACTATCTGACAACTAAGGGAAGAAAGCCAAAAGAAGACCTGCAGATGATAAAAGATTTGGGATTAGAGATATGAAGGAAATAAGAGAAGAACTGGATATACTCAAAGAAAAGGGGCTCTATCGGTGGCTGAGGAGTATTAAAGGTGAACAGGGGCCTTTTATTAACCTTGGAGGGAAAAGGGTTTTAAACCTCTCCTCAAACAACTATCTCGGTCTTGCAAACCATCCCAAGGTCAAAGAGGCGCTTATCAGTGCTACAGAGAAATATGGAGCCAGTGCTGGTGCTTCGAGGCTCATCTCAGGCAATATCGAAATCTATGATGAATTAGAAGAGAGGATTTCAAAGTTTAAGGGAGTTGAGCGGGCCTTAGTATTCAGCAGCGGTTATATGGCAAACATAGGGATTATCTCCTCTTTTGTTGGTAAGGACGATGTCATCTTCTCAGACAAACTCAACCATGCAAGCATTATTGATGGGTGTATGCTGAGCAGAGCAATGTTCAAGCGGTTCCCCCACAAAGATATGGAGAAGTTAGAGGCTTTGTTAAAGGATTCCTCTAAATACAGAAGGAGGCTCATTATTACAGAAGGGGTGTTCAGCATGGATGGAGACATTGCTCCTTTGCCTGAGATAATTCAGCTCGCCAAGAAATATTCTGCATATGTTATGCTGGATGATGCCCATGCCACAGGTGTTTTAGGAAAGAATGGAAAGGGGACAATGGAGTATTTTGGTTTGGATGAGGGCATCGATATCCTCATGGGAACCTTTGGAAAGGCTCTGGGTGTGTTCGGTGCCTATGTTGGGGGAAAGAAGGAAATAAGGGAATATTTCATCAATCGGGCAAGGAGTTTTATCTTTACAACAGGCCTTCCACCAGGTGTTGTTGGTGCCATTATAAAGGCCATAGAGATCGCTGAGAAAGAGGGAGGGCTAAGGGAGTGGCTCTGGAGAAATGCGGTCTTTTTCAGGACGTGGCTAAAGGAGCTCGGGTTTGATACTATGGAGAGCAACACGCAGATTATCCCCATACTTATTGGCGATACCAAAAAGACCATGGATATGACAGAGATGCTCCTAAAAGAGGGGGTTTTTGCACAGGGGATCAGGCCACCAACTGTGCCTCAGGGATATGCAAGGCTTCGGACCACTGTCATGGCAACGCATAGCATCGAGGACCTTGAAAAGGCCCTCAATATCTTTAAAAAGGCAGGCAGAGAATTAAATATCATCTGAAAAAGAGAGAGTATGAAAAAAGAGAGAAAAAAGAGAAATGTTCTTTTAGAGAGGGATGATAAGAGATATATCTGGCATCCCTTTACGCAGATGAAGGATTATCTCAAGGAAAAACCCCTTATCATCGAGGAGGGAAGCGGGGTTTTTTTAAAGGATATCTATGGGAAAAAATATCTGGATGGGGTCTCCTCTTTATGGGTCAATATCCACGGCCATCAAAAAAAAGAGATTGACAGAGCAATGAGCTCCCAGTTGAAAAAGGTGGCCCATTCAACAATGCTCGGCATATCGAATGTTCCTGCAATCGAGTTTGCTAAAAAATTAATAGGGATTGCTCCAAAGGGCCTGAATAAAATCTTTTATTCAGATAATGGCTCGACCGCTGTGGAGATCGGGTTAAAAATAGCTTTCCAGTACTGGCAGCAAAAATCCAAAAAATTTTCAAAAAAGACAAAGTTCATCACGCTTAGAAATGCCTATCACGGTGATACAATCGGCTCTGTGAGCGTTGGGGGGATTGACCTTTTTCATTCAATCTATAAACCCCTTTTATTTAAGACATTTAAGGCTGAGTCTCCCTACTGCTACCGCTGTCCTTTGAAGCTCTCTTATCCAGAGTGTAATATTAAGTGCCTGGATTCAATAGAAAATATCATGAAGAAAAGGGGAGATGAGATAGCTGCCCTTGTTATCGAACCCCTTATCCAGGCAGCAGCTGGGATGATTGTCCAGCCCCCTTTATATTTAAAAAGGGTACGGGAGCTGTGCAGGAAATATAAGATTTTGATGATTGTTGATGAGGTCGCAACAGGTTTTGGGAGAACAGGGAAGATGTTTGCCTGTGAACATGAGGGAGTTGTTCCAGATATCATGGCACTGGCAAAGGGGATAAGCGGCGGATATCTCCCCTTGGCTGCCACACTGACAACAGAAGAGATATTCAGCGGTTTTTTAGGGGAGTATAAGGATTTCAGGACCTTCTTCCACGGCCATTCATACACAGGAAATCCCCTGGCATGTGCATCAGGCATAGCTAATTTAGAAATATTTAAGAAGAAAAAGACCCTCCAGATCTTACAGGGGAAAATTCTCTATTTAAAGAAGCGACTGGAGAAATACAGACAGTTAAGACATGTGGGAGATATCAGACAGGCCGGTTTTATGGTAGGAATTGAACTGGTCCTGTATAAGGAGACAAAAAAGCCCTATTCTCTGGAGAAGAAGATAGGGATAAGGGTTATCATGGAGGCGAGAAAAAGGGGACTGATTATCAGGCCGCTTGGAAATGTGATTGTCATTCTTCCTCCGCTATCTATTTCAAAGATGGATTTAGGGAGGATGACTGATATCATATATGAATCGATAAAAAAGGTTACGGAGAGATGAAAGGGATTTTTGTTACAGGGACAGATACTTGGGTGGGAAAGACAGTTATTGCCGGGGGAATTGCCGCTGCCCTAAAGGATGAAGGAATCGATGTTGGAGTGATGAAGCCGATTGAGAGCGGATGCAGAGTGGTTGATGGAAGAAAAATTCCCACTGATACCCTTTTTCTCAAGGTTATGGCAGGGACAAACGATCCCCTTGAATTGATTAACTCCTATTCTTTGGAAAAGCCCCTCGCACCCTCTGTGGCTGCAAAGAGAGAGGGAATTGAAATTGATGCCGATAAGATTTTAAGTGATTATAAGAAACTAAAGGGGAGGCATAAGTTTCTGATAGTTGAGGGTTTAGGCGGTCTCATGGTTCCTATTAAAAAGGGATTTTTTGTTTCAGATTTGATAAAGTTGATGAAACTCCCTGCTTTGGTTGTGACCAGAGCCAACCTCGGGACAATCAACCATACCCTCCTCACTGTAAATCATGCAACTCATTTAAAAATAAAGGTTTTTGGTGTTATTATCAATCATCTCTCCAAGGATCGTGGATTGGCTGAGAAAACAAACCCAGGTGTTCTCAAAGAGCTCTTGGGAGTTCCCATCATCGGAGACTTTCCTTATTCCCCTAAAATCATTGAAAAAAAAGGACTTCTCATAGATTTAATCAAGAAGAATATCGATATTTCTTCAATCCTGAAGCAGATTTAAAGGGAAAAATTCGCTGGAGCAGTAGAAGCCATTATCAATAATTGATTTTCCCGCTATAATACAATATGTTGTGTTAAATTAAATATTTTATACAACATATTGTTTTTTTCTTGACTTTTCAATTTTTTTCGATTATAAAAAGATATCTTTTCCACTCATCTCACAATACCAGAATTTCAGATGAAAAACTATAGAATTCAAATACTTCCAGAGGATTTAGCCAAGCAGATCGCTGCAGGAGAAGTCGTCGAGAGACCTGCCTCTGTTGTCAAGGAATTGGTTGAGAATGCTGTTGATGCCGAGGCGACTTTTATTGTCATAGAGGTCTTTGAAGGGGGGAGAAAGAGGATAAGAATTACAGATAACGGGACAGGCATGGTAAGGGAAGATGCCATCCTCTCTGTTGAGAGGCATTCGACAAGCAAGATTAAGACAAAGGAAGAGCTAGCGAACATCGAGACACTTGGATTTCGTGGAGAGGCCCTCCCATCCATTGCTTCTGTTTCAAAGATGAAGATTACCACCCTTTTTAGGGGTGAGAATATCGGGACAGAGCTCTACCTTATGAACGGTAAATTAAAAGAGGTTAAGGATGCTGGCTCTGCTGCAGGTACTGTAGTAGAGGTAAATGACCTTTTTTATAACACACCTGCCAGGTTGAAATTTCTAAAGAGTGTGAATACAGAGCTGGGTTATATCAATACCATTATCAATCAAGAGGCCCTGGCACATCCAAACATTCACTTCAAGCTTTTGCATAACAATCGGTTGTTGCA is a genomic window of Nitrospinota bacterium containing:
- the bioA gene encoding adenosylmethionine--8-amino-7-oxononanoate transaminase, whose product is MKKERKKRNVLLERDDKRYIWHPFTQMKDYLKEKPLIIEEGSGVFLKDIYGKKYLDGVSSLWVNIHGHQKKEIDRAMSSQLKKVAHSTMLGISNVPAIEFAKKLIGIAPKGLNKIFYSDNGSTAVEIGLKIAFQYWQQKSKKFSKKTKFITLRNAYHGDTIGSVSVGGIDLFHSIYKPLLFKTFKAESPYCYRCPLKLSYPECNIKCLDSIENIMKKRGDEIAALVIEPLIQAAAGMIVQPPLYLKRVRELCRKYKILMIVDEVATGFGRTGKMFACEHEGVVPDIMALAKGISGGYLPLAATLTTEEIFSGFLGEYKDFRTFFHGHSYTGNPLACASGIANLEIFKKKKTLQILQGKILYLKKRLEKYRQLRHVGDIRQAGFMVGIELVLYKETKKPYSLEKKIGIRVIMEARKRGLIIRPLGNVIVILPPLSISKMDLGRMTDIIYESIKKVTER
- the bioD gene encoding dethiobiotin synthase: MKGIFVTGTDTWVGKTVIAGGIAAALKDEGIDVGVMKPIESGCRVVDGRKIPTDTLFLKVMAGTNDPLELINSYSLEKPLAPSVAAKREGIEIDADKILSDYKKLKGRHKFLIVEGLGGLMVPIKKGFFVSDLIKLMKLPALVVTRANLGTINHTLLTVNHATHLKIKVFGVIINHLSKDRGLAEKTNPGVLKELLGVPIIGDFPYSPKIIEKKGLLIDLIKKNIDISSILKQI